A genomic region of Synechococcus sp. NOUM97013 contains the following coding sequences:
- the rpiA gene encoding ribose-5-phosphate isomerase RpiA yields MSDLQNQMKQAVAEAAVEQFRDGMIVGLGSGSTAALMIQGLGQRLASGKLKDIVGVTTSFQGEVLAAELGIPLLSLNAVDRIDLAIDGADEVDPAFQLIKGGGACHVQEKLVAARADRFIVVVDSTKLVDRLNLGFLLPVEVLPGAWRQVQQQLTGMDGAAELRMAQRKAGPVVTDQGNLVLDVRFNGGIADPVALEREINNIPGVLENGLFVNLADEVLVGEVSDGVAGVRSLEKAG; encoded by the coding sequence ATGTCAGATCTTCAGAACCAGATGAAGCAGGCCGTCGCTGAGGCGGCGGTCGAACAGTTCCGGGACGGCATGATTGTCGGTCTGGGGTCCGGTTCGACGGCTGCTCTGATGATTCAGGGCCTGGGTCAACGACTGGCTTCAGGGAAGCTCAAGGACATTGTTGGGGTGACCACGTCCTTTCAAGGTGAGGTGCTGGCTGCAGAGCTGGGGATTCCCCTGTTGAGCCTCAATGCAGTTGACCGGATCGATCTGGCCATTGACGGTGCGGATGAAGTCGATCCCGCTTTTCAGCTGATCAAGGGTGGCGGTGCCTGTCATGTGCAGGAAAAGCTGGTGGCGGCCCGCGCCGATCGTTTCATCGTCGTGGTGGATTCCACCAAGTTGGTGGACCGTCTCAACCTCGGTTTCCTGCTGCCGGTTGAGGTGTTGCCAGGAGCCTGGCGTCAGGTTCAGCAGCAGTTGACCGGCATGGATGGTGCAGCTGAGCTGCGCATGGCGCAACGCAAGGCGGGCCCTGTGGTGACGGACCAGGGCAATCTCGTGCTGGATGTGCGCTTCAACGGTGGCATCGCTGATCCTGTGGCGTTGGAACGGGAGATCAACAACATTCCCGGGGTGCTTGAGAACGGCCTATTCGTCAACCTCGCCGATGAGGTGCTGGTCGGTGAAGTCAGCGATGGTGTCGCCGGTGTCCGCAGCCTCGAGAAGGCTGGTTGA
- the hisD gene encoding histidinol dehydrogenase: MSTLSTDPIKSGLPRCLHNAAEAEQQLDLISRRTTGATQRDATATVESILEQVRNDGDSALMALTEQFDGFKPDPLQISPTELSQAWDQTPTNLRDALELAHRRIQDFHQRQKPQDLDVKGVHGEQLGRRWRPVQAAGLYVPGGRASYPSTVLMNAVPAKAAGVERVVMVTPASSDGNVNRTVLAAAHLAGVREVYRVGGAQAVAALAFGTQTIPRVDVISGPGNLYVTLAKKLVYGQVGIDSLAGPSEVLVIADASASVTQVASDLLAQAEHDPLAAAILLTTSQALADALPAELDRQLAEHPREPICRQSLSAWGLVVVCDNLEECACLSDRFAPEHLELLVERPRMLADRIQQAGAIFIGPWSPEAVGDYLAGPNHTLPTCGSARYSGALSVETFMRHTSMIEFSREALEATGGAVMELAGSEGLHSHANSVRVRLN, encoded by the coding sequence ATGAGCACCCTGAGCACTGATCCAATCAAGTCCGGACTGCCCAGGTGTCTTCACAACGCAGCCGAAGCTGAACAGCAGCTCGACCTCATCTCCAGACGCACCACTGGAGCAACCCAGCGGGATGCGACCGCCACCGTTGAATCGATCCTCGAACAGGTGCGCAACGACGGTGATTCGGCACTAATGGCGCTCACAGAGCAGTTCGATGGTTTCAAGCCTGATCCTCTCCAGATCTCCCCCACAGAGCTGAGTCAGGCCTGGGATCAGACTCCCACCAACCTGAGAGATGCCCTGGAGCTGGCGCACCGCCGCATCCAGGATTTTCACCAACGCCAGAAACCCCAGGATCTCGACGTGAAGGGGGTTCACGGAGAGCAGCTCGGTCGCCGCTGGCGGCCGGTACAGGCCGCGGGCCTGTATGTCCCAGGTGGACGGGCGTCCTACCCCAGCACCGTGCTGATGAACGCCGTGCCCGCCAAGGCAGCCGGAGTCGAGCGCGTGGTGATGGTCACCCCCGCAAGCTCCGACGGAAACGTGAACAGAACGGTCCTGGCAGCCGCCCACCTCGCCGGCGTTCGAGAGGTTTACAGAGTGGGCGGGGCCCAGGCCGTGGCAGCCCTGGCCTTCGGCACGCAGACCATTCCCCGGGTCGACGTGATCAGTGGTCCAGGAAATCTGTACGTCACTCTGGCCAAAAAGCTGGTCTACGGCCAAGTCGGCATCGACTCGCTCGCAGGCCCCAGTGAAGTGCTGGTGATCGCCGATGCCTCGGCCTCCGTGACCCAAGTGGCCTCAGACCTGCTGGCGCAGGCAGAGCATGACCCTCTGGCTGCTGCGATTTTGCTCACCACATCGCAGGCCCTGGCCGACGCCCTGCCGGCGGAGCTGGATCGTCAGCTCGCAGAGCATCCACGCGAACCGATCTGTCGTCAGTCGCTGAGCGCGTGGGGCCTGGTGGTGGTCTGCGACAACCTTGAAGAATGCGCCTGCCTGAGCGATCGCTTCGCTCCTGAACATCTGGAACTCTTGGTCGAACGCCCCCGGATGCTGGCCGACCGCATCCAACAGGCCGGCGCTATTTTCATTGGCCCCTGGAGTCCTGAAGCGGTCGGCGATTACCTGGCAGGCCCCAACCACACACTTCCCACCTGTGGGTCAGCCCGCTACAGCGGCGCCTTGAGCGTGGAGACCTTCATGCGCCATACCTCGATGATCGAGTTCAGCAGGGAGGCACTGGAAGCAACAGGAGGCGCTGTGATGGAGCTGGCTGGCAGCGAAGGGCTGCACAGCCACGCCAATTCCGTCCGCGTGCGCCTGAACTGA
- a CDS encoding trypsin-like peptidase domain-containing protein produces the protein MVLTVVSPVEAASATAPGPHSFVADAVRNVAPAVVRIDTERVVERQPFDPNLIDPLLRDLLGEPGYGPERQRGQGSGVIIDRDGLVLTNAHVVEQVENVGVTLADGEQRDGVVVGRDPITDLALVRLKGEAPPKPARLGDSDALDVGDWAIALGTPYGLERTVTLGIVSSLHRNISSLGFNDKRLDLIQTDAAINPGNSGGPLVNAEGRVIGINTLVRSGPGAGLGFAIPINLARRVADQLQLAGEVVHPYLGLQLVPLTARIAREHNSDPNALVELPERSGALVQSVLPDSPAQRAGLRRGDLVVKAGEVTVSDPQTLLQQVDQAELHQPLPLQIIRGQKDLQLSVEPEPLPGFS, from the coding sequence ATCGTGCTGACCGTGGTGTCCCCTGTGGAGGCGGCGTCCGCAACAGCCCCCGGACCTCACAGTTTTGTGGCCGATGCCGTCCGCAATGTGGCTCCCGCGGTCGTTCGCATCGACACCGAACGCGTCGTGGAGCGACAACCCTTTGATCCCAATCTGATCGATCCTCTGTTACGAGACTTGCTTGGGGAGCCGGGCTATGGCCCCGAGCGTCAACGGGGACAAGGGTCAGGCGTGATCATCGACCGAGATGGCCTTGTGCTCACCAACGCTCATGTGGTGGAGCAAGTGGAGAATGTCGGCGTCACTCTTGCCGATGGCGAGCAGCGCGATGGGGTGGTGGTCGGCCGTGACCCAATCACGGATCTGGCGCTGGTCCGTCTCAAGGGCGAGGCTCCCCCCAAGCCGGCCCGTCTGGGTGATTCCGATGCCTTGGATGTGGGTGACTGGGCCATTGCTCTGGGCACTCCTTATGGCCTCGAGCGAACCGTCACGCTGGGCATTGTCAGCAGCCTGCATCGCAACATCAGCAGTTTGGGTTTCAACGACAAACGACTGGATCTCATCCAGACGGATGCGGCCATCAATCCCGGCAATTCCGGCGGCCCCTTGGTCAATGCCGAAGGTCGTGTGATCGGGATCAACACTCTTGTGCGTTCTGGCCCCGGCGCCGGACTTGGCTTTGCAATCCCCATCAACCTCGCGAGGCGCGTGGCCGATCAGCTGCAGCTGGCCGGTGAAGTGGTGCACCCTTACCTTGGCTTGCAGCTGGTGCCCCTCACGGCACGAATCGCCAGAGAGCACAACAGCGACCCCAATGCGTTGGTGGAACTGCCGGAGCGTTCCGGTGCGTTGGTCCAGTCGGTTCTGCCTGACAGTCCTGCCCAGCGCGCCGGGCTGCGTCGGGGTGACTTAGTAGTGAAGGCTGGCGAAGTGACGGTTTCCGACCCCCAGACGCTCCTCCAGCAGGTGGATCAGGCCGAGCTCCATCAGCCGTTGCCGCTCCAGATCATTCGTGGCCAGAAAGATCTGCAGCTTTCAGTGGAGCCTGAGCCGCTGCCTGGGTTCAGCTGA
- the grrA gene encoding GrrA/OscA1 family cyclophane-containing rSAM-modified RiPP encodes MNKTSLLSLAAVLATSAALCESAQAAVHSAPDLGNTLEQRIERMSPEAWAVLEQHGIAGDETIARAWGNGNGRAWGNGGRRFANGGGFRNGGGGFANGYRGGFANW; translated from the coding sequence ATGAACAAGACCAGTCTTCTCAGCCTCGCCGCCGTTCTGGCCACGAGTGCTGCCCTCTGCGAATCCGCGCAGGCCGCCGTACACAGCGCGCCTGATCTCGGCAACACGCTCGAACAGCGCATCGAGCGCATGAGCCCCGAGGCCTGGGCCGTTCTGGAGCAACACGGCATTGCTGGCGACGAGACCATTGCCCGGGCCTGGGGCAACGGCAATGGTCGCGCCTGGGGCAACGGTGGACGTCGTTTTGCCAACGGCGGCGGCTTCCGCAACGGCGGCGGCGGCTTCGCCAACGGATACCGCGGCGGGTTTGCCAATTGGTGA
- a CDS encoding TatD family hydrolase — MATPALIDSHCHIVFRNFEEDLDEVAARWREAGVQSLLHACVEPGEIPAIRALADQFPEMRYSVGVHPLDTEHWREDTLEVLRQAAQADDRVVAIGELGLDLFRDKNLDEQLAVLRPQLDLAVELDLPVIIHCRDAADPMLKELRRRQEQGCCPRGVMHCWGGTPEEMHQFLELGFFISFSGTVTFPKATPTHDCARQVPQDRFLVETDCPFLAPVPRRGKRNEPAFVASVAARVAELREQPLERVAEDTTANARRLFGLP; from the coding sequence ATGGCCACTCCGGCATTGATTGACAGTCACTGTCACATCGTCTTCCGCAATTTCGAAGAGGACCTTGACGAGGTCGCAGCCCGCTGGCGAGAAGCCGGCGTTCAGTCGTTGCTGCATGCCTGTGTCGAGCCCGGCGAAATTCCGGCGATACGCGCTCTTGCCGATCAGTTTCCGGAAATGCGTTACTCGGTAGGGGTGCATCCCCTGGATACTGAGCACTGGCGTGAGGACACACTCGAGGTCCTGCGGCAGGCAGCTCAGGCGGATGACCGTGTTGTGGCCATCGGTGAACTGGGACTGGATCTCTTCCGCGACAAGAATCTGGATGAACAGCTCGCGGTGCTTCGGCCTCAACTGGATCTCGCGGTTGAGCTCGATCTCCCGGTGATCATTCACTGCCGTGATGCAGCCGATCCGATGTTGAAGGAACTGCGTCGGCGTCAAGAGCAGGGGTGTTGCCCGCGGGGTGTGATGCACTGCTGGGGTGGGACACCCGAGGAGATGCATCAATTTCTGGAGCTGGGTTTCTTCATCAGTTTCAGTGGCACTGTGACCTTCCCCAAGGCCACGCCAACGCATGACTGCGCCCGGCAAGTTCCCCAAGACCGCTTTCTGGTCGAGACGGACTGTCCGTTTCTGGCCCCCGTCCCACGTCGGGGAAAACGCAACGAGCCGGCGTTTGTGGCTTCGGTCGCAGCGCGTGTGGCCGAGTTAAGAGAGCAGCCTCTGGAGCGGGTGGCGGAAGACACCACGGCAAATGCCCGTCGACTCTTTGGCCTTCCTTGA
- the rpsT gene encoding 30S ribosomal protein S20 yields MANNKSSKKRVEIAERNRLQNKAYKSAMRTLMKRCFSACDAYTATPGDEAKATVQSSLNAAFSKIDKAVKRGVLHRNSGAHQKARLTVAVKKAIDPAPTAG; encoded by the coding sequence GTGGCCAATAACAAGTCATCGAAGAAGCGCGTCGAGATCGCTGAGCGCAACCGCCTCCAGAACAAGGCCTACAAGTCCGCCATGCGCACTCTTATGAAGCGCTGCTTCAGTGCTTGTGATGCCTACACCGCCACCCCTGGCGACGAAGCCAAGGCCACGGTTCAGTCCAGCCTGAATGCAGCCTTCAGCAAAATCGACAAGGCTGTCAAGCGTGGCGTTCTGCATCGCAACTCCGGTGCCCACCAGAAGGCACGTCTCACAGTGGCGGTGAAGAAGGCCATCGATCCGGCTCCGACCGCCGGCTGA
- the grrP gene encoding extracellular substrate binding-like orphan protein GrrP, with translation MRLIKTAATGLIALSSIALVACQKEASSPTPAATSSSVYDTGKLRAVVIGNALPMVEKNGDSYDGLSFVVLDAIRDQINVSPLKKDKDVAIEPVAVSSPKEGLDKIRSGDADIACGVDFSWQRQRTLNYTLPFAMGGVRVLAPAGNDGTPESLNGKTVGVVKDTTASSVLASSVDDATFKFFDSPGEALAAMKDGSIEFLGGNTLWLRANQSATAPDSALVPTLPYARSSIACVVADTTPKLLNISNLAIGRLLSSYINDNTEVRSAINQWVGKGSTVGLTDDQIGSFFTIVLSTAAEFSKQS, from the coding sequence ATGCGCCTGATCAAGACGGCCGCAACAGGCCTGATCGCTCTGTCTTCAATTGCCCTGGTTGCCTGCCAGAAAGAAGCCTCGAGCCCAACCCCTGCCGCCACGTCATCCAGCGTCTACGACACCGGCAAATTGCGTGCTGTGGTGATCGGCAATGCTCTGCCGATGGTCGAAAAAAATGGCGACAGCTACGACGGATTGTCCTTCGTGGTTCTGGATGCGATTCGGGACCAGATCAATGTGTCGCCTTTGAAAAAGGACAAGGACGTCGCCATCGAACCCGTGGCCGTGAGCTCACCCAAAGAAGGGCTCGACAAAATTCGTTCCGGCGATGCTGACATCGCCTGCGGTGTTGACTTCAGTTGGCAGCGTCAGCGCACCCTCAACTACACCCTTCCGTTCGCGATGGGTGGCGTCAGAGTGCTTGCACCAGCCGGGAACGACGGCACTCCCGAAAGCCTGAACGGCAAGACGGTGGGTGTGGTGAAGGACACCACTGCCTCCTCAGTGCTGGCGTCATCGGTGGACGATGCAACCTTCAAGTTCTTCGACAGCCCAGGCGAAGCTCTGGCCGCCATGAAGGATGGCAGCATTGAGTTTCTGGGCGGAAACACCCTCTGGCTGAGAGCCAACCAGTCTGCAACCGCGCCGGATTCAGCTCTAGTGCCGACCTTGCCTTACGCCCGTTCGAGCATCGCCTGTGTGGTGGCCGACACCACGCCGAAGCTGTTGAACATCAGCAACCTGGCCATCGGTCGCCTGCTCTCTTCCTACATCAACGACAACACCGAAGTGCGCTCAGCCATCAACCAATGGGTCGGCAAGGGAAGCACCGTTGGACTGACCGATGACCAGATCGGCAGTTTCTTCACGATCGTGCTGTCCACAGCGGCTGAATTCTCCAAGCAGTCCTGA
- the rimP gene encoding ribosome maturation factor RimP: MPHPLLPDLTSLASATAERHGFEMVSVQVLTHLQPMTLQIQIRRSNGADVSLDDCAGFSAPMGEAIEGSSLLTEAYVLEISSPGIGDRLQSDRDFQTFRSYPVDVVYTDGDGHEQRQSGTLLERTADHVQINMRGRVKRIPRDSVISVELTSPTG, encoded by the coding sequence TTGCCTCATCCTCTTCTGCCGGATCTGACGTCCCTGGCATCGGCCACAGCCGAGCGCCATGGATTTGAGATGGTCAGCGTCCAGGTGCTCACCCACCTTCAGCCGATGACGCTGCAGATCCAGATCCGCCGCAGCAATGGTGCCGATGTCTCCCTGGACGACTGCGCAGGCTTCAGCGCCCCGATGGGTGAAGCCATTGAAGGGTCCTCCCTGCTCACGGAGGCGTATGTTCTGGAAATCAGCAGTCCCGGCATCGGAGACCGTCTCCAGTCGGACAGGGACTTTCAGACCTTTCGGAGCTACCCAGTGGACGTTGTCTACACAGACGGCGACGGTCACGAGCAACGTCAGTCAGGGACACTGCTGGAGCGCACCGCAGATCATGTTCAGATCAATATGCGCGGCCGGGTTAAACGCATCCCACGGGATTCAGTGATCAGCGTCGAACTCACCAGCCCCACCGGCTGA
- the grrM gene encoding cyclophane-forming radical SAM/SPASM peptide maturase GrrM/OscB has protein sequence MNHSDYGPIGLLVIQSTSLCNLDCSYCYLPDRQRRNIFDLEQQLPLLLNRIYESPFWGPHLSILWHAGEPLTLPTDFYDRATSLLRQQTSELQDQGVVIEQHVQTNATLINDDWCDCFERNDIVVGVSVDGPEDIHDSHRRFRNGKGSHAMTMRGIRKLRDRGIPVHAISVLTADALEQPERMYAFFRDEGILHVGFNVEEQEGVNLSSSMQGEEKELRYKAFLEKFWACNQRDGFPVKVREFEQVMGMIAGGQRLRQNEMNRPYSILSVDAKGNFSTFDPELLSVETERYGLFNLGNIRDLSLIEATKSDVFQTLLKDMNSGMERCKQECDYYGFCGGGTGSNKYWEHGSLDASETCACRFSSQIPVDVLLEKLETAAGA, from the coding sequence GTGAACCATTCCGATTACGGCCCGATCGGGCTGCTGGTGATCCAGTCGACGTCGCTCTGCAATCTCGACTGCAGCTACTGCTACCTGCCGGATCGCCAGCGCAGGAACATCTTCGACCTTGAGCAGCAGCTCCCTCTGCTGCTCAATCGGATTTATGAAAGTCCGTTCTGGGGTCCACACCTGTCAATCCTCTGGCACGCCGGTGAACCGCTGACCCTGCCCACCGACTTTTACGACCGCGCGACATCACTGCTTCGCCAACAAACGTCGGAGCTCCAAGATCAGGGCGTTGTGATTGAACAGCATGTTCAAACCAATGCCACATTGATCAATGATGATTGGTGTGACTGTTTCGAACGCAACGACATTGTTGTGGGCGTCAGCGTGGACGGTCCGGAGGACATCCACGACAGCCATCGCCGCTTCCGCAACGGCAAGGGGTCCCATGCCATGACCATGCGTGGCATCCGCAAGTTGCGCGACCGGGGCATTCCGGTTCATGCCATCTCGGTTCTGACGGCCGACGCCTTGGAACAACCGGAGCGGATGTATGCCTTCTTCCGGGATGAGGGCATCCTGCACGTCGGTTTCAATGTGGAAGAGCAGGAAGGGGTCAATCTCAGTTCCTCCATGCAAGGCGAGGAGAAAGAACTGCGTTACAAAGCCTTCCTCGAAAAATTCTGGGCCTGCAATCAAAGGGATGGATTTCCCGTCAAGGTGCGTGAATTTGAACAGGTGATGGGGATGATCGCAGGCGGTCAGCGTTTGCGCCAGAACGAGATGAATCGGCCTTATTCCATTCTGAGCGTGGACGCCAAGGGCAACTTCTCCACCTTTGACCCAGAACTTCTCTCCGTCGAAACAGAGCGATACGGATTGTTCAATTTGGGTAACATCCGCGATCTCTCGCTGATCGAAGCGACGAAAAGCGACGTCTTCCAGACATTGCTCAAGGATATGAATTCCGGGATGGAGCGATGCAAACAGGAGTGTGACTACTACGGCTTCTGCGGAGGAGGAACTGGCAGCAACAAATACTGGGAGCACGGCAGCCTGGATGCCAGCGAAACCTGTGCCTGCCGCTTTTCAAGTCAAATCCCCGTGGATGTCCTCCTGGAAAAGCTTGAAACCGCAGCTGGAGCCTGA
- the rpoB gene encoding DNA-directed RNA polymerase subunit beta, translated as MSSSAIQVAKTATYLPDLVEVQRASFKWFLEKGLIEELESFSPITDYTGKLELHFVGSEYRLKRPRHDVEEAKRRDATFASQMYVTCRLVNKETGEIKEQEVFIGELPLMTERGTFIINGAERVIVNQIVRSPGVYFKDEMDKNGRRTYNASVIPNRGAWLKFETDKNDLLHVRVDKTRKINAHVLMRAMGLSDNDVIDKLRHPEYYKKSIDAANDEGISSEDQALLELYKKLRPGEPPSVSGGQQLLQTRFFDPKRYDLGRVGRYKINKKLRLTIPDSVRTLTHEDVLSTLDYLINLELDVGGASLDDIDHLGNRRVRSVGELLQNQVRVGLNRLERIIKERMTVGETDSLTPAQLVNPKPLVAAIKEFFGSSQLSQFMDQTNPLAELTHKRRISALGPGGLTRERAGFAVRDIHPSHYGRLCPIETPEGPNAGLINSLATHARVNEYGFIETPFWKVENGRVLKEGDPIYLSADLEDECRVAPGDVATDSDGSILADLIPVRYRQDFEKVPPEQVDYVQLSPVQVISVATSLIPFLEHDDANRALMGSNMQRQAVPLLRPERPLVGTGLETQVARDSGMVPISRVNGTVTFVDATAIVVQDDDGNDHNHFLQKYQRSNQDTCLNQRPIVRQGDRVIVGQVLADGSACEGGEIALGQNVLIAYMPWEGYNYEDAILVSERLVNDDLYTSVHIEKYEIEARQTKLGPEEITREIPNVAEESLGNLDEMGIIRIGAFVESGDILVGKVTPKGESDQPPEEKLLRAIFGEKARDVRDNSLRVPSTERGRVVDVRIYTREQGDELPPGANMVVRVYVAQRRKIQVGDKMAGRHGNKGIISRILPREDMPYLPDGTPVDIVLNPLGVPSRMNVGQVFELLMGWAAANLDCRVKVVPFDEMYGAEKSQQTVEAYLKEAAKQPGKDWIYNPDDPGKLQLIDGRSGEPFDQPVAVGYSHFLKLVHLVDDKIHARSTGPYSLVTQQPLGGKAQQGGQRLGEMEVWALEAYGAAYTLQELLTVKSDDMQGRNEALNAIVKGKPIPRPGTPESFKVLMRELQSLGLDIAVFTDEGKEVDLMQDVNPRRSTPSRPTYESLGVADYDED; from the coding sequence ATGAGCAGCAGCGCGATTCAGGTCGCCAAGACCGCCACCTATCTGCCCGATCTGGTGGAGGTTCAGCGTGCCAGTTTCAAGTGGTTCTTGGAGAAAGGTCTGATCGAGGAGCTTGAGAGCTTCTCCCCGATCACCGATTACACCGGCAAGCTCGAATTGCACTTCGTCGGTAGCGAGTACCGACTGAAGCGTCCGCGCCACGACGTTGAAGAAGCCAAGCGTCGTGATGCCACTTTCGCGTCACAGATGTATGTGACCTGCCGTCTGGTCAACAAGGAAACCGGCGAAATCAAGGAGCAGGAGGTCTTCATTGGTGAGCTTCCGCTGATGACCGAACGGGGGACGTTCATCATCAACGGTGCTGAGCGTGTGATCGTCAACCAGATCGTTCGCAGTCCGGGTGTCTATTTCAAAGATGAAATGGACAAGAACGGTCGTCGCACCTACAACGCCAGCGTGATTCCCAACCGCGGAGCCTGGCTGAAGTTTGAAACCGACAAGAACGATTTGCTGCACGTTCGTGTTGATAAAACTCGCAAGATCAATGCCCACGTGCTCATGCGCGCGATGGGTCTGTCTGACAACGATGTGATCGACAAACTCCGTCACCCGGAGTACTACAAAAAGTCGATCGATGCCGCCAATGATGAGGGCATCAGTTCCGAGGATCAGGCGCTTCTCGAGCTTTACAAGAAGCTGCGTCCCGGTGAACCCCCTTCTGTCAGCGGCGGTCAGCAACTGCTGCAAACCCGCTTCTTCGATCCCAAGCGCTACGACCTCGGTCGCGTTGGCCGCTACAAGATCAACAAGAAGCTGCGTCTCACCATCCCTGATTCGGTGCGCACCCTCACCCATGAGGATGTGCTCTCCACCCTGGATTACCTGATCAATCTGGAACTGGACGTCGGTGGCGCCAGCTTGGATGACATCGATCACCTCGGTAACCGGCGTGTGCGCTCGGTGGGTGAATTGCTGCAGAACCAGGTCCGGGTTGGTCTGAACCGTCTCGAGCGCATCATCAAAGAGCGGATGACCGTGGGTGAAACCGATTCACTCACCCCTGCGCAGCTGGTGAACCCCAAACCCCTGGTGGCGGCCATCAAGGAGTTCTTCGGCTCCAGCCAGCTGAGTCAGTTCATGGACCAGACCAATCCTCTGGCTGAGCTCACGCACAAGCGACGCATCTCGGCTCTCGGCCCTGGAGGTCTGACCCGCGAGCGTGCCGGTTTCGCCGTTCGTGACATCCACCCCTCCCACTACGGACGTCTCTGCCCGATTGAGACGCCTGAGGGGCCGAACGCCGGTCTGATCAACTCCCTGGCCACGCACGCTCGGGTGAATGAGTACGGCTTCATTGAGACCCCGTTCTGGAAAGTTGAGAACGGACGGGTCCTGAAAGAAGGTGATCCGATCTACCTCTCGGCTGATTTGGAGGATGAATGCCGTGTCGCCCCCGGTGACGTGGCCACTGACAGTGACGGCTCGATCCTTGCCGATCTGATTCCCGTCCGCTACCGCCAGGATTTCGAGAAGGTTCCCCCTGAGCAGGTGGATTATGTGCAGCTCTCACCGGTTCAGGTGATCTCCGTTGCAACCTCTCTGATTCCCTTCCTGGAGCACGACGACGCCAACCGGGCGCTGATGGGTTCCAACATGCAGCGTCAGGCTGTGCCTCTGCTGCGCCCCGAGCGCCCCTTGGTGGGAACCGGGCTTGAAACGCAGGTGGCGCGCGACTCCGGCATGGTGCCGATCTCACGGGTCAATGGCACCGTCACCTTTGTCGATGCCACGGCGATCGTGGTGCAGGACGACGACGGCAACGATCACAACCATTTCCTCCAGAAGTACCAGCGCTCCAACCAGGACACCTGCCTGAACCAGCGTCCGATCGTCCGTCAGGGCGACCGTGTGATCGTTGGACAGGTGCTTGCCGATGGCTCGGCCTGTGAAGGCGGTGAGATTGCTCTCGGTCAGAACGTTCTGATCGCTTACATGCCCTGGGAGGGATACAACTACGAGGACGCCATCCTCGTGAGTGAGCGTCTGGTCAATGATGACCTCTACACCTCGGTGCACATCGAGAAGTACGAGATCGAAGCACGTCAGACCAAGCTCGGCCCTGAAGAGATCACCCGCGAGATTCCCAACGTTGCGGAGGAGAGCCTCGGCAACTTGGATGAGATGGGCATCATTCGGATCGGCGCTTTCGTGGAAAGCGGCGACATCCTTGTGGGCAAAGTGACGCCCAAGGGTGAGTCGGACCAGCCGCCCGAAGAGAAGCTGCTGCGAGCGATCTTCGGTGAGAAGGCTCGCGATGTGCGTGACAACTCCCTGCGCGTTCCCAGCACCGAACGCGGCCGTGTCGTCGATGTGCGGATCTATACCCGGGAGCAGGGTGACGAGCTGCCCCCCGGTGCAAACATGGTGGTGCGCGTCTATGTGGCCCAACGTCGCAAAATTCAGGTCGGCGACAAGATGGCCGGCCGTCACGGCAACAAGGGCATCATCAGTCGCATCCTTCCCCGGGAGGACATGCCGTACCTGCCCGACGGCACCCCCGTCGACATCGTGCTCAACCCCCTGGGTGTTCCGAGCCGGATGAATGTCGGTCAGGTGTTCGAGCTGCTGATGGGCTGGGCTGCCGCCAACCTCGATTGCCGCGTCAAGGTGGTTCCCTTCGACGAGATGTACGGCGCCGAGAAGTCGCAGCAGACCGTTGAGGCCTACCTCAAGGAAGCGGCCAAGCAGCCTGGCAAAGACTGGATCTACAACCCTGACGACCCCGGCAAGCTGCAGCTGATCGATGGCCGCTCCGGCGAGCCCTTCGACCAACCGGTGGCGGTGGGTTACTCCCACTTCCTCAAACTGGTGCACCTGGTCGACGACAAGATCCACGCCCGTTCCACGGGCCCCTACTCCCTGGTCACCCAGCAGCCTCTTGGCGGTAAAGCCCAGCAAGGCGGTCAGCGTCTGGGTGAGATGGAGGTTTGGGCACTGGAGGCCTACGGCGCCGCTTACACCCTTCAGGAACTGCTCACGGTCAAGTCCGATGACATGCAGGGTCGTAACGAAGCTCTCAACGCGATCGTCAAAGGCAAGCCGATTCCACGTCCTGGCACGCCGGAATCCTTCAAGGTGTTGATGCGCGAGCTGCAGTCCCTGGGTCTCGACATCGCTGTGTTCACCGACGAAGGCAAGGAAGTGGACCTGATGCAGGACGTGAACCCCCGTCGCAGTACCCCCAGCAGGCCCACCTACGAATCCCTCGGCGTCGCGGATTACGACGAGGACTGA